A stretch of Perognathus longimembris pacificus isolate PPM17 chromosome 1, ASM2315922v1, whole genome shotgun sequence DNA encodes these proteins:
- the Ifne gene encoding interferon epsilon, with product MFHLQFLEIGLVLLAFSSAFSLERNLVLFPPRMTHESLQLPNNLQASSIQQCLPHRKNFLFPWKSMNLHQYQKGHILAIIHEMLQQIFNLFQAKAFLGLQKENYIQFLNELHQQLEYLQVIMRLDTEQQNGAWGGENLRLQVKAYFRRMRDYLENQAYSSCARIIVQVEVNRCLFFVHTLTRSLRSEN from the coding sequence ATGTTTCATTTGCAGTTCCTTGAAATTGGGTTAGTGCTGCTGGCCTTCTCCTCTGCCTTCTCCCTAGAAAGGAATCTGGTTCTTTTCCCACCAAGAATGACCCACGAGAGTTTACAACTACCAAACAATTTGCAAGCCTCATCCATCCAGCAGTGTCTACCACACAGGAAGAATTTTCTGTTTCCTTGGAAATCCATGAATCTTCACCAGTACCAGAAAGGGCATATACTGGCAATTATTCATGAGATGCTACAACAGATCTTCAACCTCTTCCAGGCAAAGGCTTTTCTTGGTCTTCAGAAGGAAAACTATATACAGTTCCTCAATGAACTTCACCAGCAGCTGGAATATCTTCAAGTAATCATGAGACTGGACACAGAGCAGCAAAATGGTGCCTGGGGTGGTGAGAATCTTAGATTACAGGTTAAAGCATACTTCAGAAGAATGCGCGATTACCTGGAAAACCAAGCATACAGCAGCTGTGCCAGGATCATTGTGCAGGTGGAAGTCAACCGCTGTCTGTTCTTTGTACACACACTCACAAGAAGTCTGAGAAGTGAGAACTAG